A stretch of Pempheris klunzingeri isolate RE-2024b chromosome 19, fPemKlu1.hap1, whole genome shotgun sequence DNA encodes these proteins:
- the LOC139219017 gene encoding transmembrane protein 250: protein MPVIPIPRRVRSFHGPHTTCMHSACGSTHASKLVRTKYNNFDLYLRSRCMYSFLRFLLYFGCSLLTSLLWVALSALFFLQYVSVRVLLRLQYKLSVILLLLGHRRLDFGVLNDLIIYSMQITMFLVGGLGWCFMVFVDM, encoded by the coding sequence ATGCCTGTGATCCCCATCCCACGGCGGGTGCGCAGCTTCCATGGCCCCCACACCACCTGCATGCACTCGGCCTGTGGGTCGACGCATGCCTCCAAGCTAGTGCGCACAAAGTACAATAACTTTGACCTGTACCTGCGCTCACGCTGCATGTACAGCTTCCTCCGTTTCCTCCTGTACTTTGGCTGCAGCCTGCTGACCTCTCTGCTCTGGGTGGCGCTCTCTGCCCTCTTCTTCCTGCAGTACGTGAGCGTGCGTGTGCTCCTGCGGCTGCAGTACAAGCTGTCTGTCATTCTGCTTTTGTTGGGGCACAGGCGCCTGGACTTTGGGGTGCTTAATGACCTGATCATCTACAGCATGCAGATCACCATGTTCCTGGTGGGGGGGCTCGGCTGGTGCTTCATGGTGTTCGTGGACATGTAG
- the LOC139218651 gene encoding nucleus accumbens-associated protein 2: MSQLLHVEIPNFGATVLGSLNEQRLLGHHCDVSILVKGQAFKAHRAVLAASSLYFRDLFSSSTKTQFELPSSVTPACFEQILTFCYTGKLTMAASEQLVVMYTAGYLQIQHIVEKGMDLMFKANSPHCDSQTAGSLEETGSEPQSPCNNGNGLAVAALLGTPGWSPSLLLPQRKIKLEGGDPTPLTVPSTQSKISSSELGSRLARASSLFYSTAGGTPIHGLPPFQLQGTVGGGAGGGGAGGERSSPGASSLPTTDSPTSYQNEDEEFEEEPYDGITEDAYSHLYGRSANPYGIQDKPEMAAVPLALENRNCVLIRRDLVALPASLISQIGYRCHPKLYTEGDPGEKLELVAGTQVFMTRGQLMNCHLCAGIKHKVLLRRLLATFFDRNTLANSCGTGIRSSTSDPSRKPLDSRVLNAVKLYCQNFNPNFKESEMNVIAADMCTNARRVRKRWLPKIKSMLPDGMEVYRAGMGMGAAVGLGLALGAPQPGVPLPFEPDFKTLEQRLYPDRKDPHARTHPPLTEGSPGSGAAGAEVEGEGEGVVQEEQEEDEDEAGLEGVEGSLGAPALIPGAEAGNCGDTPPEQEVESFGQGLRVNGQ; this comes from the exons ATGTCCCAGCTGCTCCATGTGGAGATCCCGAACTTTGGAGCCACAGTTCTGGGCTCCCTTAATGAGCAGCGCCTGCTGGGACACCACTGCGATGTATCCATCCTGGTCAAAG GTCAGGCTTTCAAAGCCCACCGGGCCGTTTTGGCTGCCAGCAGCCTCTACTTTCGTGACCTCTTCAGCAGCTCCACTAAGACCCAGTTTGAGTTGCCCTCCTCAGTCACACCTGCTTGCTTTGAGCAGATCCTCACTTTCTGCTATACAGGGAAGCTAACAATGGCAGCTAGTGAACAGCTGGTGGTCATGTACACAGCTGGCTACCTCCAAATTCAGCATATAGTTGAAAAAGGCATGGACCTAATGTTCAAGGCAAACTCACCTCACTGTGACTCGCAAACAGCAGGGTCTTTAGAGGAAACAGGATCCGAGCCACAGAGTCCTTGTAATAATGGTAACGGACTAGCAGTGGCTGCCCTGTTGGGAACCCCGGGCTGGTCTCCATCCCTACTCCTGCCACAACGTAAGATTAAACTAGAAGGGGGGGACCCGACGCCTTTGACAGTACCTTCGACACAAAGCAAGATTTCGTCTTCGGAGCTGGGGAGTCGGTTGGCGAGGGCCAGTTCACTGTTCTACTCAACAGCTGGCGGGACCCCCATCCACGGTCTGCCTCCTTTCCAGCTTCAGGGGACCGTTGGGGGTGGAgcggggggaggaggagcaggaggtgaaAGGTCCAGTCCTGGAGCATCCAGCCTGCCAACCACTGACAGTCCTACATCTTACCAGAATGAGGATGAGGAGTTTGAGGAAGAGCCCTATGATGGGATCACAGAGGACGCCTACAGTCATCTCTATGGACGATCCGCTAACCCCTACGGGA TCCAGGACAAGCCAGAGATGGCAGCAGTGCCCTTGGCCTTGGAGAACCGCAACTGTGTGCTGATCCGCAGGGACCTGGTGGCGCTGCCTGCAAGCCTCATCAGCCAGATAGGCTACCGCTGCCACCCTAAGCTCTACACTGAGGGGGACCCTGGGGAGAAGCTGGAATTGGTAGCTG GTACACAGGTGTTCATGACTCGAGGCCAGCTCATGAATTGTCATCTATGTGCTGGTATCAAACACAAAGTGTTGCTCCGCCGTCTGCTAGCCACGTTCTTTGATAG AAACACTTTAGCCAATAGCTGTGGGACAGGTATCCGTTCTTCTACTAGTGACCCCAGTAGGAAACCCCTGGACAGCAGGGTCCTCAACGCTGTCAAAC tttactgtcaaaatttcaaccctaaCTTCAAGGAGAGTGAAATGAATGTGATTGCTGCTGACATGTGCACAAATGCGAGACGTGTCCGCAAGCGATGGTTGCCCAAGATTAAGTCCATGCTGCCTGATGGCATGGAGGTGTACCGTGCAGGAATGGGCATGGGCGCTGCTGTGGGTCTGGGCCTAGCACTTGGTGCCCCCCAACCAGGCGTACCCCTCCCCTTCGAGCCTGACTTCAAGACCCTAGAGCAAAGGTTGTACCCAGATCGCAAGGACCCTCACGCAAGGACTCACCCACCACTGACAGAGGGCAGCCCCGGGTCCGGGGCGGCTGGAGCAGAGGTTGAAGGTGAAGGAGAAGGAGTAGTccaggaggaacaggaggaagatgaggatgaagctGGGTTAGAAGGTGTAGAGGGATCACTGGGGGCGCCAGCTTTGATCCCAGGAGCTGAGGCAGGCAATTGTGGTGACACGCCACcagagcaggaagtggaaaGTTTTGGACAAGGTCTGAGGGTGAATGGACAGTGA